A genomic segment from Drosophila miranda strain MSH22 chromosome 3, D.miranda_PacBio2.1, whole genome shotgun sequence encodes:
- the LOC108159097 gene encoding protein lifeguard 1 isoform X2, protein MYHYQQGDETGAYTDAEADKNFDFDDQSIRKGFIRKVYLILMVQLLITFGFVSVFTFSKGTQEWVQKNPYLVWIALVVLIVTMISMACCESVRRKTPLNFIFLFLFTIAESFLLGMVAGQYEANEVLMAVGITAAVSLGLTIFALQTKWDFTMCGGVLVACLVVFIIFGIIAIFIPGQVIGLVYASLGALLFSVYLVYDTQLMLGGNHKYSISPEEYIFAALNLYLDIVNIFMYILTIIGLARS, encoded by the exons ATGTATCACTACCAGCAAG GCGATGAAACTGGCGCCTACACAGATGCGGAGGCCGACAAGAACTTCGACTTTGATGACCAGAGCATCAGGAAGGGCTTCATCAGGAAGGTCTACCTCATTCTGATG GTACAACTGCTGATTACTTTTGGTTTTGTCAGCGTGTTCACCTTCTCAAAGGGCACACAGGAATGGGTCCAGAAGAACCCATACCTCGTTTGGATCGCCCTG GTCGTTCTCATTGTGACTATGATCTCCATGGCCTGCTGCGAGAGCGTTCGTCGGAAAACGCCACTAAACTTTATATTCCTGTTCCTGTTCACAATCGCCGAGTCCTTCCTGCTGGGAATGGTGGCCGGCCAGTACGAGGCCAATGAGGTGCTGATGGCCGTGGGAATCACGGCAGCCGTGTCCTTGGGCCTCACCATCTTCGCATTGCAAACCAAGTGGGACTTCACGATGTGCGGCGGAGTGCTAGTCGCCTGCCTGGTGGTCTTCATCATCTTTGGCATTATTGCCATCTTCATACCAGGCCAGGTGATCGGTCTAGTGTACGCCTCGCTGGGTGCCCTGCTCTTCTCCGTGTATCTGGTGTACGACACGCAGCTGATGCTGGGCGGCAACCACAAGTACTCCATCAGTCCCGAGGAGTACATCTTCGCGGCCCTCAACCTCTACCTGGACATTGTCAACATCTTTATGTACATACTGACCATCATCGGATTGGCCCGCAGCTAG
- the LOC108159095 gene encoding protein lifeguard 1 isoform X2: MQDPNQQYNYGGYPPQGGYGGGPPQGGYPPYAQGGAQPYPQGPYGQPYGQGPPPGGYAPQPGFIQPPPAAGGYGAYDDPESQPKNFSFDDQSIRRGFIRKVYLILMGQLLVTFGAVALFVFHQGTKDFAAKNMWLFWVALGVMLVTMLCMACCDSVRRQTPTNFIFLGLFTIAQSFLMGVTATRYAPNEVLLAVGITAAVCLALTLFAMQTKYDFTMMGGILIACMVVFLIFGIVAMFMKGKIITLVYASFGALLFSVYLIYDTQLMMGGDHKYSISPEEYIFAALNLYLDIINIFMYILTIIGASRD; encoded by the exons ATGCAAG ATCCAAATCAGCAATACAATTACGGTGGCTATCCACCGCAAGGAGGCTACGGTGGCGGACCTCCGCAAGGCGGTTACCCGCCCTATGCCCAAGGAGGAGCTCAACCTTATCCACAGGGACCGTATGGCCAACCCTATGGACAAGGACCGCCACCAGGTGGCTATGCCCCGCAGCCGGGATTCATTCAGCCACCGCCTGCAGCAGGGGGCTACGGAGCCTACGATGATCCAGAGAGTCAGCCCAAGAACTTTTCCTTCGACGACCAGAGCATCCGTCGCGGTTTCATACGCAAAGTTTATTTGATTCTAATG GGCCAACTGTTGGTTACTTTCGGAGCAGTTGCCTTGTTCGTCTTTCACCAGGGAACAAAAGACTTCGCTGCCAAGAACATGTGGCTCTTCTGGGTGGCTCTTGGCGTAATGCTGGTCACTATGCTGTGTATGGCCTGTTGCGATAGCGTACGCCGCCAGACACCGACAAATTTCATCTTCTTGGGATTATTTACAATAGCTCAGTCTTTCTTAATGGGAGTAACGGCCACTCGCTATGCCCCCAACGAG GTTCTCTTGGCGGTGGGTATAACGGCGGCTGTTTGTCTAGCACTCACGCTCTTTGCAATGCAAACCAAATACGACTTCACGATGATGGGCGGCATTCTGATTGCCTGCATGGTGGTATTCTTGATCTTCGGCATTGTGGCCATGTTCATGAAGGGCAAAATCATCACGCTTGTCTACGCCTCGTTCGGAGCGCTTCTGTTCTCCGTCTACCTTATCTACGATACGCAGCTGATGATGGGCGGCGATCACAAGTACTCCATCAGTCCCGAGGAGTACATCTTCGCGGCCCTGAATCTCTATTTGGACATCATCAACATCTTCATGTACATTCTCACTATAATTGGAGCATCGCGCGACTAA
- the LOC108159093 gene encoding aspartate--tRNA ligase, cytoplasmic isoform X2 — translation MVEDKENVANGEQVSKKGAKKLAKAAKKAEQKAETATAIAASNAAGDSAEDSALGRYGLSEMIQSKDKRSERNFVAVHELSSHFLTGLVWVRGRVHTSRSKGKQCFLILRQQSSTVQCILAVGDIISKQMVKFAGSIPKESIIDIQARPVSGLNKIESCTEHTLELRIEQIFVISQAKAQLPLQIEDASRVENADDDGLNIRVNQDTRLDNRVLDLRTPANQAIFRLEAGVCRLFRDILTEQGFTEIHTPKIISAASEGGANVFTVSYFKDSAYLAQSPQLYKQMAIAADFDKVYTVGAVFRAEDSNTHRHLTEFVGLDLEMAFKYHYHEVLDTIANTFTAMFKGLRDKYSHEIESVGQQYKVDAFKFLEPPLVMKFSQGVAMLREAGVETGDEEDLSTPNEKLLGRLVKAQYDTDFYILDKFPLAIRPFYTMPDPSDSTYSNSYDMFMRGEEILSGAQRIHDPEYLIERAKHHGIDTAKIAAYIESFRYGCPPHAGGGIGMERVVMLYLGLDNIRKTSMFPRDPKRLTP, via the exons ATGGTCGAAGACAAGGAGAACGTGGCAAATGGGGAGCAGGTCTCCAAGAAGGGAGCCAAGAAGCTGGCCAAGGCAGCCAAG AAAGCCGAGCAGAAGGCGGAGACGGCAACAGCTATTGCCGCTAGCAATGCAGCTGGCGACAGCGCCGAAGACAGCGCCTTGGGCCGCTACGGCCTCTCTGAGATGATTCAATCGAAGGACAAACGCAGTGAGCGTAACTTCGTGGCTGTGCACGAGCTGAGCAGCCACTTCCTAACGGGATTGGTCTGGGTACGAGGACGCGTCCATACTTCGCGGTCCAAGGGCAAACAGTGCTTCCTTATCCTGCGCCAGCAGAGCAGTACAGTGCAGTGCATACTGGCTGTGGGCGATATCATTTCCAAGCAGATGGTGAAGTTCGCGGGAAG TATTCCCAAGGAGAGCATCATCGATATCCAGGCCAGGCCCGTCTCGGGGCTCAACAAGATCGAATCTTGCACGGAGCATACACTGGAGCTGCGTATCGAACAAATATTTGTAATTTCCCAGGCCAAGGCTCAGCTGCCTTTGCAAATTGAGGATGCCTCGCGTGTAGAGAACGCCGATGATGACGGTCTCAACATCCGCGTCAATCAGGACACCAGACTGGATAATCGTGTCCTGGATCTGAGAACGCCGGCTaatcaggctatattccgccTGGAGGCTGGTGTCTGCCGCCTGTTCCGTGATATTCTCACTGAGCAGGGCTTCACCGAGATTCACACGCCGAAAATCATTTCGGCAGCCAGTGAAGGAGGAGCCAATGTGTTCACCGTCAGCTACTTCAAGGATTCTGCCTATCTGGCCCAGTCGCCACAGCTTTACAAGCAAATGGCAATTGCCGCCGACTTTGACAAGGTATACACCGTGGGGGCCGTGTTCCGTGCGGAGGACTCGAACACGCACAGGCATCTGACAGAGTTTGTAGGCCTAGATCTGGAGATGGCCTTCAAGTACCACTACCACGAGGTGCTCGACACAATTGCAAACACGTTCACGGCGATGTTCAAGGGATTGCGCGACAAGTACAGCCATGAGATCGAGTCCGTGGGCCAGCAGTACAAGGTGGATGCCTTTAAGTTCTTAGAGCCACCACTGGTAATGAAGTTCTCCCAGGGCGTGGCTATGTTGCGCGAGGCTGGCGTGGAGACGGGCGATGAGGAGGATTTGTCGACGCCAAATGAGAAGCTACTGGGTCGTCTGGTCAAGGCCCAGTACGACACTGACTTCTACATCCTGGACAAGTTCCCCCTGGCGATACGCCCCTTCTACACGATGCCCGATCCCAGCGACTCCACTTACTCCAACTCCTACGACATGTTCATGCGTGGCGAGGAGATCCTGTCAGGGGCACAACGTATACACGATCCGGAGTACTTAATCGAGCGTGCCAAGCACCATGGTATCG ATACCGCCAAAATTGCGGCATACATCGAGTCCTTCCGCTATGGCTGCCCCCCGCACGCCGGCGGTGGCATTGGCATGGAGCGAGTGGTCATGCTGTACTTGGGCTTGGATAACATTCGCAAGACCTCCATGTTCCCACGCGATCCCAAGCGGCTAACGCCTTAA
- the LOC108159089 gene encoding transcription factor BTF3 homolog 4 gives MNPEKLKKLQAQVRIGGKGTPRRKKKIVHSTPATDDKKLQSSLKKLSVNTIPGIEEVNIIKNDGTVIHFNNPKAQASLPTNTFAITGHGENKTITEMVPGILTQLGPQDINQLKKLATEIANKSAAGGAAGAAGADAGDDDVPDLVENFEEVAIAAAKADEKAGEVAASA, from the coding sequence ATGAATCCGGAGAAGCTTAAGAAGTTGCAAGCGCAGGTGCGCATTGGCGGCAAGGGCACCCCCCGTCGCAAGAAGAAGATTGTGCACTCCACCCCCGCAACCGACGACAAGAAGTTGCAGTCGTCGCTGAAGAAGTTGTCGGTGAATACCATTCCCGGCATTGAGGAGGTGAACATCATCAAGAATGATGGCACCGTCATCCACTTCAACAACCCCAAGGCGCAGGCTTCGCTGCCAACCAACACGTTCGCCATCACTGGACACGGTGAGAACAAGACGATCACCGAGATGGTGCCTGGCATCCTCACACAACTGGGACCCCAGGACATCAATCAGTTGAAGAAGCTGGCCACGGAAATCGCCAACAAGAGCGCCGCCGGTGGTGCTGCCGGCGCTGCTGGAGCGGATGCCGGTGACGATGATGTGCCCGATCTGGTCGAGAACTTCGAGGAGGTGGCTATTGCCGCTGCCAAGGCTGACGAAAAGGCTGGTGAAGTGGCGGCCTCGGCCTAA
- the LOC108159097 gene encoding protein lifeguard 1 isoform X1, giving the protein MSNHFQYGDETGAYTDAEADKNFDFDDQSIRKGFIRKVYLILMVQLLITFGFVSVFTFSKGTQEWVQKNPYLVWIALVVLIVTMISMACCESVRRKTPLNFIFLFLFTIAESFLLGMVAGQYEANEVLMAVGITAAVSLGLTIFALQTKWDFTMCGGVLVACLVVFIIFGIIAIFIPGQVIGLVYASLGALLFSVYLVYDTQLMLGGNHKYSISPEEYIFAALNLYLDIVNIFMYILTIIGLARS; this is encoded by the exons ATGAGCAACCACTTTCAATACG GCGATGAAACTGGCGCCTACACAGATGCGGAGGCCGACAAGAACTTCGACTTTGATGACCAGAGCATCAGGAAGGGCTTCATCAGGAAGGTCTACCTCATTCTGATG GTACAACTGCTGATTACTTTTGGTTTTGTCAGCGTGTTCACCTTCTCAAAGGGCACACAGGAATGGGTCCAGAAGAACCCATACCTCGTTTGGATCGCCCTG GTCGTTCTCATTGTGACTATGATCTCCATGGCCTGCTGCGAGAGCGTTCGTCGGAAAACGCCACTAAACTTTATATTCCTGTTCCTGTTCACAATCGCCGAGTCCTTCCTGCTGGGAATGGTGGCCGGCCAGTACGAGGCCAATGAGGTGCTGATGGCCGTGGGAATCACGGCAGCCGTGTCCTTGGGCCTCACCATCTTCGCATTGCAAACCAAGTGGGACTTCACGATGTGCGGCGGAGTGCTAGTCGCCTGCCTGGTGGTCTTCATCATCTTTGGCATTATTGCCATCTTCATACCAGGCCAGGTGATCGGTCTAGTGTACGCCTCGCTGGGTGCCCTGCTCTTCTCCGTGTATCTGGTGTACGACACGCAGCTGATGCTGGGCGGCAACCACAAGTACTCCATCAGTCCCGAGGAGTACATCTTCGCGGCCCTCAACCTCTACCTGGACATTGTCAACATCTTTATGTACATACTGACCATCATCGGATTGGCCCGCAGCTAG
- the LOC108159093 gene encoding aspartate--tRNA ligase, cytoplasmic isoform X1 produces MESGAICVHSNMVEDKENVANGEQVSKKGAKKLAKAAKKAEQKAETATAIAASNAAGDSAEDSALGRYGLSEMIQSKDKRSERNFVAVHELSSHFLTGLVWVRGRVHTSRSKGKQCFLILRQQSSTVQCILAVGDIISKQMVKFAGSIPKESIIDIQARPVSGLNKIESCTEHTLELRIEQIFVISQAKAQLPLQIEDASRVENADDDGLNIRVNQDTRLDNRVLDLRTPANQAIFRLEAGVCRLFRDILTEQGFTEIHTPKIISAASEGGANVFTVSYFKDSAYLAQSPQLYKQMAIAADFDKVYTVGAVFRAEDSNTHRHLTEFVGLDLEMAFKYHYHEVLDTIANTFTAMFKGLRDKYSHEIESVGQQYKVDAFKFLEPPLVMKFSQGVAMLREAGVETGDEEDLSTPNEKLLGRLVKAQYDTDFYILDKFPLAIRPFYTMPDPSDSTYSNSYDMFMRGEEILSGAQRIHDPEYLIERAKHHGIDTAKIAAYIESFRYGCPPHAGGGIGMERVVMLYLGLDNIRKTSMFPRDPKRLTP; encoded by the exons ATGGAAAGCGGAG CCATTTGTGTGCATTCCAACATGGTCGAAGACAAGGAGAACGTGGCAAATGGGGAGCAGGTCTCCAAGAAGGGAGCCAAGAAGCTGGCCAAGGCAGCCAAG AAAGCCGAGCAGAAGGCGGAGACGGCAACAGCTATTGCCGCTAGCAATGCAGCTGGCGACAGCGCCGAAGACAGCGCCTTGGGCCGCTACGGCCTCTCTGAGATGATTCAATCGAAGGACAAACGCAGTGAGCGTAACTTCGTGGCTGTGCACGAGCTGAGCAGCCACTTCCTAACGGGATTGGTCTGGGTACGAGGACGCGTCCATACTTCGCGGTCCAAGGGCAAACAGTGCTTCCTTATCCTGCGCCAGCAGAGCAGTACAGTGCAGTGCATACTGGCTGTGGGCGATATCATTTCCAAGCAGATGGTGAAGTTCGCGGGAAG TATTCCCAAGGAGAGCATCATCGATATCCAGGCCAGGCCCGTCTCGGGGCTCAACAAGATCGAATCTTGCACGGAGCATACACTGGAGCTGCGTATCGAACAAATATTTGTAATTTCCCAGGCCAAGGCTCAGCTGCCTTTGCAAATTGAGGATGCCTCGCGTGTAGAGAACGCCGATGATGACGGTCTCAACATCCGCGTCAATCAGGACACCAGACTGGATAATCGTGTCCTGGATCTGAGAACGCCGGCTaatcaggctatattccgccTGGAGGCTGGTGTCTGCCGCCTGTTCCGTGATATTCTCACTGAGCAGGGCTTCACCGAGATTCACACGCCGAAAATCATTTCGGCAGCCAGTGAAGGAGGAGCCAATGTGTTCACCGTCAGCTACTTCAAGGATTCTGCCTATCTGGCCCAGTCGCCACAGCTTTACAAGCAAATGGCAATTGCCGCCGACTTTGACAAGGTATACACCGTGGGGGCCGTGTTCCGTGCGGAGGACTCGAACACGCACAGGCATCTGACAGAGTTTGTAGGCCTAGATCTGGAGATGGCCTTCAAGTACCACTACCACGAGGTGCTCGACACAATTGCAAACACGTTCACGGCGATGTTCAAGGGATTGCGCGACAAGTACAGCCATGAGATCGAGTCCGTGGGCCAGCAGTACAAGGTGGATGCCTTTAAGTTCTTAGAGCCACCACTGGTAATGAAGTTCTCCCAGGGCGTGGCTATGTTGCGCGAGGCTGGCGTGGAGACGGGCGATGAGGAGGATTTGTCGACGCCAAATGAGAAGCTACTGGGTCGTCTGGTCAAGGCCCAGTACGACACTGACTTCTACATCCTGGACAAGTTCCCCCTGGCGATACGCCCCTTCTACACGATGCCCGATCCCAGCGACTCCACTTACTCCAACTCCTACGACATGTTCATGCGTGGCGAGGAGATCCTGTCAGGGGCACAACGTATACACGATCCGGAGTACTTAATCGAGCGTGCCAAGCACCATGGTATCG ATACCGCCAAAATTGCGGCATACATCGAGTCCTTCCGCTATGGCTGCCCCCCGCACGCCGGCGGTGGCATTGGCATGGAGCGAGTGGTCATGCTGTACTTGGGCTTGGATAACATTCGCAAGACCTCCATGTTCCCACGCGATCCCAAGCGGCTAACGCCTTAA
- the LOC108159095 gene encoding protein lifeguard 1 isoform X1, producing the protein MSWQSVPQYPQYQDPNQQYNYGGYPPQGGYGGGPPQGGYPPYAQGGAQPYPQGPYGQPYGQGPPPGGYAPQPGFIQPPPAAGGYGAYDDPESQPKNFSFDDQSIRRGFIRKVYLILMGQLLVTFGAVALFVFHQGTKDFAAKNMWLFWVALGVMLVTMLCMACCDSVRRQTPTNFIFLGLFTIAQSFLMGVTATRYAPNEVLLAVGITAAVCLALTLFAMQTKYDFTMMGGILIACMVVFLIFGIVAMFMKGKIITLVYASFGALLFSVYLIYDTQLMMGGDHKYSISPEEYIFAALNLYLDIINIFMYILTIIGASRD; encoded by the exons ATGTCGTGGCAAAGTGTCCCTCAATATCCCCAGTACCAAG ATCCAAATCAGCAATACAATTACGGTGGCTATCCACCGCAAGGAGGCTACGGTGGCGGACCTCCGCAAGGCGGTTACCCGCCCTATGCCCAAGGAGGAGCTCAACCTTATCCACAGGGACCGTATGGCCAACCCTATGGACAAGGACCGCCACCAGGTGGCTATGCCCCGCAGCCGGGATTCATTCAGCCACCGCCTGCAGCAGGGGGCTACGGAGCCTACGATGATCCAGAGAGTCAGCCCAAGAACTTTTCCTTCGACGACCAGAGCATCCGTCGCGGTTTCATACGCAAAGTTTATTTGATTCTAATG GGCCAACTGTTGGTTACTTTCGGAGCAGTTGCCTTGTTCGTCTTTCACCAGGGAACAAAAGACTTCGCTGCCAAGAACATGTGGCTCTTCTGGGTGGCTCTTGGCGTAATGCTGGTCACTATGCTGTGTATGGCCTGTTGCGATAGCGTACGCCGCCAGACACCGACAAATTTCATCTTCTTGGGATTATTTACAATAGCTCAGTCTTTCTTAATGGGAGTAACGGCCACTCGCTATGCCCCCAACGAG GTTCTCTTGGCGGTGGGTATAACGGCGGCTGTTTGTCTAGCACTCACGCTCTTTGCAATGCAAACCAAATACGACTTCACGATGATGGGCGGCATTCTGATTGCCTGCATGGTGGTATTCTTGATCTTCGGCATTGTGGCCATGTTCATGAAGGGCAAAATCATCACGCTTGTCTACGCCTCGTTCGGAGCGCTTCTGTTCTCCGTCTACCTTATCTACGATACGCAGCTGATGATGGGCGGCGATCACAAGTACTCCATCAGTCCCGAGGAGTACATCTTCGCGGCCCTGAATCTCTATTTGGACATCATCAACATCTTCATGTACATTCTCACTATAATTGGAGCATCGCGCGACTAA
- the LOC108159097 gene encoding protein lifeguard 1 isoform X3: MSNHFQYDAEADKNFDFDDQSIRKGFIRKVYLILMVQLLITFGFVSVFTFSKGTQEWVQKNPYLVWIALVVLIVTMISMACCESVRRKTPLNFIFLFLFTIAESFLLGMVAGQYEANEVLMAVGITAAVSLGLTIFALQTKWDFTMCGGVLVACLVVFIIFGIIAIFIPGQVIGLVYASLGALLFSVYLVYDTQLMLGGNHKYSISPEEYIFAALNLYLDIVNIFMYILTIIGLARS, encoded by the exons ATGAGCAACCACTTTCAATACG ATGCGGAGGCCGACAAGAACTTCGACTTTGATGACCAGAGCATCAGGAAGGGCTTCATCAGGAAGGTCTACCTCATTCTGATG GTACAACTGCTGATTACTTTTGGTTTTGTCAGCGTGTTCACCTTCTCAAAGGGCACACAGGAATGGGTCCAGAAGAACCCATACCTCGTTTGGATCGCCCTG GTCGTTCTCATTGTGACTATGATCTCCATGGCCTGCTGCGAGAGCGTTCGTCGGAAAACGCCACTAAACTTTATATTCCTGTTCCTGTTCACAATCGCCGAGTCCTTCCTGCTGGGAATGGTGGCCGGCCAGTACGAGGCCAATGAGGTGCTGATGGCCGTGGGAATCACGGCAGCCGTGTCCTTGGGCCTCACCATCTTCGCATTGCAAACCAAGTGGGACTTCACGATGTGCGGCGGAGTGCTAGTCGCCTGCCTGGTGGTCTTCATCATCTTTGGCATTATTGCCATCTTCATACCAGGCCAGGTGATCGGTCTAGTGTACGCCTCGCTGGGTGCCCTGCTCTTCTCCGTGTATCTGGTGTACGACACGCAGCTGATGCTGGGCGGCAACCACAAGTACTCCATCAGTCCCGAGGAGTACATCTTCGCGGCCCTCAACCTCTACCTGGACATTGTCAACATCTTTATGTACATACTGACCATCATCGGATTGGCCCGCAGCTAG
- the LOC108159092 gene encoding beta-alanine transporter produces MDFDEVLKEVGSFGLYQKVIICSVLLPAALPCAFHAYSQLFIAATPQHWCRVPELEPWTQDYVQLVKNLSIPRNRHGAYAECSMYARNYSDIVRYLEYRPPIDLIRQEAENLLKLQPETARIVPCQHGWHYDKSIYSSTVVQEWSLVCDRSYLVTLALVIFGVGGLLGNYVFGYLVDMWGRRPSFYAYLLLEIAACAASAFAWNFPVWLGLRFVVGLTVPAILASPYVLAIELVGPDRRVFCTIVSNIAYSLGLVILAGVIYIVRDWRELSLAVSMPLLMLFSCFFLLPESPRWLMAVGQTKRATKILKVMARVNGVRITRDFVERLQHRLVTTQAAESSATTHYGILDLFRGTNMRRKTLIITLIWFANTSVYVGLSYYAPALGGDEIWNFFLAGAVELPTYLLLWPGLSYFGRRWILFISMLVGGVACVATFLFPKITLLLYCVGKMGISSSFVVLPLLASELYPTVVRGLGMSFSSVVAMIGPIVIPIINHMGQQMLALPLIVMGALLIVGGFASLLLPETRNKNLPQTLEEGEAVPLSILLCCCVESGNKKSRPENRRRVIPEVGAAVYHRVESPSSGPATCKVVCSICKKEMRTL; encoded by the exons ATGGATTTCGATGAGGTACTTAAGGAGGTGGGATCTTTCGGCCTCTACCAGAAGGTCATCATATGCTCGGTGTTGCTGCCGGCTGCTCTGCCCTGTGCCTTTCACGCCTACAG CCAGCTATTCATCGCGGCCACTCCACAACACTGGTGTCGAGTGCCAGAGCTGGAGCCATGGACCCAGGACTATGTGCAGTTGGTAAAGAACCTGAGCATCCCGCGGAACCGTCATGGCGCCTACGCCGAGTGCTCCATGTATGCCCGCAACTACAGCGACATTGTCCGGTATCTGGAGTACCGACCGCCCATCGATCTGATCAGGCAAGAGGCTGAGAATCTGCTGAAGCTGCAGCCGGAGACAGCGCGGATAGTGCCCTGCCAGCATGGCTGGCACTACGACAAGTCCATTTACTCCAGCACAGTGGTCCAAGAG TGGAGTTTGGTTTGCGACAGAAGCTACCTGGTGACCCTAGCACTGGTCATCTTCGGTGTGGGCGGACTGCTGGGGAACTACGTGTTCGGCTATCTGGTGGATATGTGGGGCCGGCGACCGTCCTTCTACGCCTACCTGCTGCTGGAGATTGCGGCATGTGCGGCAAGTGCCTTTGCCTGGAACTTCCCCGTCTGGCTGGGGCTCCGCTTCGTGGTGGGGCTGACAGTGCCGGCCATTCTGGCGAGTCCCTACGTCCTGGCCATTGAACTAGTGGGCCCCGATCGCCGCGTCTTCTGCACAATCGTCTCGAACATTGCCTACTCGTTGGGACTGGTCATCCTGGCCGGCGTTATATACATTGTGCGTGACTGGCGGGAGCTCAGTCTGGCTGTGTCCATGCCCCTGCTGATGCTGTTCTCCTGCTTCTTTTTGCTGCCCGAGTCTCCTCGCTGGCTGATGGCAGTGGGGCAGACGAAGCGGGCAACCAAGATCCTCAAAGTAATGGCACGCGTGAATGGAGTACGCATCACCAGGGACTTTGTGGAGCGGTTGCAGCATCGTCTCGTGACAACGCAGGCCGCGGAGTCGTCGGCCACCACGCACTATGGTATCTTGGATCTGTTCCGGGGCACCAACATGCGCCGCAAAACTCTGATTATCACCCTTATCTGGTTCGCCAACACCAGCGTGTATGTCGGCTTGAGCTACTACGCTCCTGCCTTGGGCGGCGACGAGATATGGAACTTCTTCTTGGCCGGGGCCGTGGAGCTGCCCACGTATCTGCTCCTATGGCCAGGACTCAGCTACTTTGGACGGCGCTGGATCCTCTTCATATCGATGCTCGTGGGCGGAGTGGCCTGCGTGGCCACGTTCCTATTTCCGAAGATCACGTTGCTGCTGTACTGCGTCGGAAAGATGGGCATCAgctcgtcctttgtggtgctGCCGCTGTTGGCCTCCGAGCTGTATCCTACGGTGGTGCGGGGCCTGGGCATGAGTTTCAGCTCCGTGGTGGCTATGATCGGGCCTATTGTCATTCCCATTATCAATCACATG GGCCAGCAAATGCTGGCTCTGCCGCTGATTGTGATGGGAGCGCTGCTCATTGTTGGCGGATTCGCCAGCCTACTGCTGCCAGAGACGCGGAATAAGAATCTTCCCCAGACCCTGGAGGAGGGCGAGGCGGTGCCGCTCAGTATTCTGCTTTGCTGCTGTGTGGAGAGCGGAAACAAGAAGAGTCGCCCTGAAAATCGTCGCAGGGTGATTCCCGAGGTCGGTGCGGCAGTTTATCATCGCGTGGAGAGTCCCAGCTCTGGTCCTGCCACCTGCAAGGTTGTCTGCAGTATATGCAAGAAGGAAATGCGAACATTGTAA